A genome region from Gemmatimonadota bacterium includes the following:
- a CDS encoding dehydratase, protein MTGLPTDALRVGETLPPLVLPPLTRATLALYAGGSGDHIPLHIDSDFAKAAGHRDVFMHGMLGVAYLVRMITHWVPQERLRDIHVRFSAITYPGEQLTAAGVVSAIAPDGAVALALTLRNAQGEVKIAGGATVVPQAR, encoded by the coding sequence GTGACCGGGCTGCCGACCGACGCGCTGCGGGTGGGCGAAACGTTGCCGCCGCTGGTGCTCCCGCCGCTCACGCGGGCCACGCTCGCCCTGTACGCGGGGGGCTCGGGCGACCACATCCCGCTGCACATCGACTCGGACTTCGCGAAAGCCGCCGGCCACCGCGATGTCTTCATGCACGGCATGCTTGGCGTGGCGTACCTGGTACGCATGATCACGCACTGGGTGCCACAGGAACGGCTGCGCGACATCCACGTGCGCTTCTCGGCCATCACGTACCCCGGCGAGCAATTGACGGCGGCGGGGGTCGTGTCGGCCATTGCGCCCGACGGCGCGGTGGCGCTCGCGCTCACGCTGCGCAACGCGCAGGGTGAGGTGAAGATCGCCGGGGGCGCGACGGTGGTGCCGCAGGCGCGGTAG
- a CDS encoding amidohydrolase family protein: MRRRRHLPLPWYVPAALLMSATVAPDVAAQRAGTAPAMRVDRLIVGGRLLDGAGGDWVWADVGITGDKISFVGHAFDAKVTAKDTIDAKGLLVTPGLWDVHNHERLEKAPGKLAVPFITQGVTTVIVGIDGFGNNEVAKAFTSWRRGGIAVNALTFVGHGPARTAVMGTDFAREATPAEVEKMRAYVRKGMQEGALGFSTGLAYNPGYYSSTAEVIALNKVAAEFGGIYDTHDRDMGVSYKGIGFLNSVKEAMEIAEKGGTPLVFSHFNSLGNRAHAQMPEAIRLIEAARGRGVNIMGAGIIFTNSESSIDGHLMPRWAPAGGTDSLLARLQDPVTWARMEAEIDEILTNRGGATKIIITEGPKAWTKRTLADIAREMGVSPTEALRRMILQTKGGRLMDMNVDIYSPENVRLLAVKDWMMTTVDGYTPESDSTYTHPRTYGGFTHKITQLVFEEKLVTLPFLIRSMTSLPAAFYTIPNRGLIKPGFFADIAIFDVARMKANATYDNPRQYSDGTVHVLVNGRFALKDGKVTGVLAGQPVRRGGR; this comes from the coding sequence ATGCGTCGCCGTCGTCACCTGCCGCTGCCGTGGTACGTTCCTGCCGCGCTCCTCATGTCTGCCACTGTTGCGCCTGATGTGGCGGCGCAGCGCGCGGGCACCGCGCCAGCCATGCGCGTCGACCGCCTGATTGTCGGTGGGCGCCTGCTGGACGGCGCCGGCGGTGACTGGGTGTGGGCCGACGTCGGCATCACCGGCGACAAGATCAGCTTCGTCGGACACGCCTTCGATGCCAAGGTGACGGCGAAGGACACGATCGACGCCAAGGGGTTGCTCGTCACCCCGGGACTCTGGGACGTACACAACCACGAGCGCCTCGAGAAAGCGCCGGGAAAGCTCGCCGTCCCCTTCATTACACAAGGCGTCACGACCGTCATCGTCGGCATCGACGGTTTCGGCAACAACGAAGTCGCCAAGGCCTTCACGTCGTGGCGGCGCGGTGGCATTGCGGTCAACGCGCTCACCTTCGTGGGACACGGCCCGGCGCGTACGGCGGTGATGGGGACCGACTTCGCGCGCGAGGCGACGCCGGCCGAGGTCGAGAAGATGCGCGCCTACGTGCGGAAGGGGATGCAGGAAGGGGCGCTCGGCTTCTCGACGGGGCTGGCCTACAACCCGGGCTACTACTCCTCCACCGCCGAGGTCATCGCCCTCAACAAGGTGGCCGCCGAGTTTGGCGGGATCTACGACACGCACGACCGCGACATGGGGGTCAGCTACAAGGGGATCGGGTTTCTCAACTCGGTCAAGGAGGCGATGGAGATCGCGGAGAAGGGCGGGACGCCGCTCGTCTTCTCGCACTTCAATTCGTTAGGCAACCGGGCGCACGCCCAGATGCCCGAGGCCATCCGACTCATCGAGGCGGCGCGCGGGCGCGGCGTGAACATCATGGGGGCGGGGATCATCTTCACCAACTCCGAGTCGAGCATCGACGGGCACCTGATGCCGCGCTGGGCCCCGGCGGGTGGCACCGATTCGTTGCTGGCTCGCCTCCAGGACCCGGTCACGTGGGCGCGCATGGAGGCGGAGATCGACGAGATCCTGACCAACCGCGGTGGCGCCACCAAGATCATCATCACCGAGGGACCCAAGGCCTGGACCAAGCGCACGCTCGCCGACATCGCCCGTGAGATGGGCGTGTCGCCGACGGAGGCGCTGCGCCGCATGATCCTCCAGACCAAGGGGGGACGGCTGATGGACATGAACGTCGACATCTACAGTCCCGAGAACGTGCGCCTGCTCGCCGTGAAGGACTGGATGATGACGACGGTCGACGGCTACACACCGGAGAGCGACAGCACCTACACGCACCCGCGCACGTATGGGGGCTTCACGCACAAGATCACGCAGCTGGTCTTCGAGGAGAAGCTGGTCACGCTCCCGTTCCTGATTCGCAGCATGACGTCGCTCCCGGCCGCGTTCTACACGATTCCCAACCGCGGGCTCATCAAGCCGGGCTTCTTCGCCGACATTGCCATCTTCGACGTGGCGCGCATGAAGGCCAACGCGACCTACGACAACCCGCGGCAGTATTCCGACGGCACAGTGCACGTCCTCGTGAACGGGAGATTCGCGCTCAAGGACGGCAAGGTGACGGGGGTACTGGCTGGACAACCGGTGCGTCGCGGCGGACGTTAG
- a CDS encoding aspartate aminotransferase family protein, with protein sequence MSAAPSTAASKHLFDEACQYIPGGSSRVHYFYEPYPIYAHSGRGCRLTDVDGVERLDFVNNMTSLIHGHAHPQIVAAITDQAQRGTAWSEPGAEEVRLAKHLVERVPSIERIRFGNSGTENVMMAVKLARAFTGRHKIAKFEGFYHGYYDYIQVSVKSAASNWGPEESPASVPNSGGLSPTVLDEVVTIPFNKPELLEALLAKHGADLAAFLVDPLASQAGSPVPATGFLERLTELTRHHGIVLIYDEVVSFRLGYAGGQERYGGTPDLTALGKIIGGGLPVGAVGGRADIMALLDPSKGPPKVLSGGTFSANPLTMAAGLTAMELYTRAEVERLNALGARLRDGMNACFEARGLAMRAGGDGTLCRILLMNDPVRDYRQFVTDSGPAKQLAAIHARLLDEGVIITRAGTACLSTPMGESEVEMFVRALDRALDHVPA encoded by the coding sequence GTGTCCGCCGCGCCCTCGACCGCCGCCTCCAAGCATCTTTTCGACGAAGCCTGCCAGTACATCCCCGGCGGTAGTTCGCGCGTGCACTACTTCTACGAGCCGTATCCCATCTACGCGCACAGTGGGCGCGGGTGCCGGCTCACCGACGTCGACGGGGTCGAGCGACTCGACTTCGTGAACAACATGACGTCGCTCATCCACGGGCATGCCCACCCGCAGATCGTCGCGGCCATCACCGACCAGGCCCAGCGCGGGACCGCGTGGTCGGAACCCGGAGCAGAAGAAGTGCGGCTGGCCAAGCACCTGGTGGAGCGCGTCCCGTCCATCGAACGCATCCGCTTTGGCAACTCCGGGACCGAGAACGTGATGATGGCGGTCAAGCTCGCCCGCGCGTTCACGGGGCGGCACAAGATCGCCAAGTTCGAAGGGTTCTATCACGGCTACTACGACTACATCCAGGTCTCGGTCAAGAGCGCGGCGTCCAACTGGGGTCCGGAGGAGTCGCCGGCGAGCGTCCCCAACTCCGGCGGCCTGTCGCCGACGGTGCTCGACGAGGTCGTGACGATTCCGTTCAACAAGCCGGAGCTGCTGGAAGCACTGTTGGCGAAGCACGGGGCCGACCTGGCGGCGTTCCTGGTCGACCCGCTCGCCTCGCAGGCCGGCTCGCCGGTCCCGGCGACCGGTTTCCTCGAGCGCCTCACCGAGCTCACGCGACACCACGGCATCGTCCTCATCTACGACGAGGTGGTCTCGTTCCGGCTGGGGTACGCCGGGGGGCAGGAGCGCTACGGCGGCACGCCGGACCTCACGGCGTTAGGCAAGATCATCGGCGGCGGCCTCCCCGTGGGTGCGGTCGGCGGGCGCGCCGACATCATGGCATTGCTCGACCCGTCGAAGGGACCGCCCAAGGTCCTCTCGGGCGGGACGTTCAGCGCCAACCCGCTCACCATGGCCGCGGGGCTCACGGCGATGGAGCTGTACACGCGCGCCGAGGTGGAGCGGTTGAATGCGCTCGGCGCTCGCCTGCGCGACGGCATGAACGCCTGCTTCGAGGCGCGCGGGCTGGCGATGCGTGCGGGGGGTGACGGCACGTTGTGCCGCATCCTCCTGATGAACGACCCGGTGCGCGACTACCGACAGTTCGTCACCGACTCAGGCCCAGCCAAACAATTGGCAGCGATTCACGCACGGCTGCTCGACGAAGGGGTGATCATCACGCGCGCCGGGACGGCGTGCTTGTCGACGCCGATGGGGGAGAGCGAGGTCGAGATGTTCGTGCGCGCGCTGGACCGCGCACTCGACCACGTCCCCGCCTGA
- a CDS encoding MBL fold metallo-hydrolase, which produces MMRNTVRALALVSTLVGAAPRVVAGQALPPTPPGAEYEGKAYSFTKIADGVYHAVGTGNLAVGANATAIINADDVMLVDSHVSPAAAWALLKELREITTKPVRYVVNTHFHYDHAHGNQVYGPGVEIIGHEFTRAALLAGTSKASASYKGLERVLAQRDDSLRRLVASARTDSARTAAQRSLRQVQRYQRAVDAVIPVPPTVTLSQQMTLVRGGREIRIVFLGRGHTGGDVVVHLPKERVLITGDLVGSGLPYLGDGYIDEWATTLERLPSLEWEVMLPGHGAPVRDRGRPLHLAALLRDFHRQATALLDQGLSVDAAEPRIDVSAHVGHYPALANRTSDDMRERFTLGLFRIRELRQAK; this is translated from the coding sequence ATGATGCGAAACACCGTGCGCGCGCTGGCACTGGTCAGCACGCTCGTAGGCGCCGCGCCGCGCGTGGTCGCCGGACAGGCGCTTCCGCCGACCCCCCCTGGGGCTGAGTACGAGGGGAAGGCCTACAGCTTCACGAAGATCGCCGACGGCGTGTACCACGCCGTCGGGACCGGCAACCTGGCGGTTGGGGCGAATGCCACGGCCATCATCAATGCCGACGACGTCATGCTCGTCGACTCGCACGTCTCGCCGGCGGCGGCGTGGGCCCTGCTCAAGGAGTTGCGGGAGATCACGACCAAGCCGGTGCGCTACGTGGTCAACACGCACTTCCACTACGATCACGCCCACGGCAACCAGGTTTACGGCCCCGGCGTGGAGATCATCGGGCACGAGTTCACGCGTGCGGCGCTGCTGGCGGGGACGTCCAAGGCGAGCGCCTCGTACAAGGGGTTGGAGCGCGTGCTGGCGCAGCGGGACGATTCGTTGCGGCGCCTGGTGGCCAGCGCCCGCACCGACTCGGCGCGCACCGCCGCCCAGCGCAGTCTCCGACAGGTGCAACGTTACCAGCGGGCCGTCGATGCCGTGATCCCGGTGCCGCCCACCGTGACCCTGTCGCAGCAGATGACGCTCGTTCGCGGGGGGCGCGAGATCCGCATCGTCTTCCTCGGGCGTGGACACACAGGGGGGGACGTGGTCGTGCACCTGCCGAAGGAACGCGTCCTCATCACCGGCGACCTGGTGGGGAGCGGCCTCCCGTACCTTGGCGACGGCTACATCGACGAGTGGGCGACGACGCTGGAGCGCCTGCCATCGCTCGAGTGGGAGGTCATGCTCCCCGGGCACGGGGCCCCGGTGCGCGACCGCGGGCGGCCGTTGCATCTGGCGGCACTCCTGCGCGACTTCCACCGCCAGGCCACGGCGCTCCTCGACCAGGGGCTCTCGGTGGATGCCGCCGAGCCGCGCATCGACGTGAGCGCGCACGTGGGCCACTACCCCGCCCTCGCCAACCGCACCAGCGATGACATGCGCGAACGTTTCACCCTGGGGCTGTTCCGCATCCGCGAACTGCGGCAGGCGAAATGA
- a CDS encoding TIM barrel protein, with amino-acid sequence MQLSASVSFMFRELPLLERFAAVRAAGFAGVEIQGLAEGDVDEMARAARDAQLQVVLINVGSRDYATGGDGLSGVPGREDAFRESLEHALDAAATLGALHVHLGPSRIPAGVSRDDCLHTYLANVRLALCLSRAKGTSLLIEAMNRVDAPTALLADLQQAADVVRCLGSQRLGLQFDVYHTAMNGGDPVEAFTHVRAIARHVQFADVPGRHEPGTGSLDIPAILQAIGRSGYAGWYGAEYHPQRSTVESLAWLATMPKQAPA; translated from the coding sequence ATGCAGCTGTCGGCGTCGGTCTCGTTCATGTTCCGCGAGCTGCCGTTGCTGGAGCGTTTCGCGGCGGTGCGCGCGGCCGGCTTTGCCGGCGTCGAGATCCAGGGGCTCGCCGAGGGCGACGTGGACGAGATGGCGCGCGCGGCGCGCGACGCGCAGCTCCAGGTCGTGCTCATCAACGTGGGGTCGCGCGACTACGCCACGGGTGGCGATGGGCTGTCGGGGGTCCCCGGGCGCGAGGACGCGTTCCGCGAGTCGCTGGAGCACGCGCTCGACGCGGCGGCCACGTTAGGCGCGTTGCACGTGCACCTCGGGCCGTCGCGCATCCCGGCCGGGGTCTCACGGGACGACTGCCTGCACACCTACCTGGCCAACGTTCGCCTGGCGCTCTGCCTGAGTCGCGCCAAGGGCACCTCGCTCCTGATCGAGGCGATGAACCGCGTCGATGCGCCGACCGCGCTCCTGGCCGACCTGCAGCAGGCCGCCGACGTGGTACGCTGCCTGGGGAGCCAGCGCCTGGGGTTGCAGTTCGACGTCTATCACACGGCCATGAACGGCGGCGACCCAGTCGAGGCGTTCACGCACGTGCGGGCCATTGCCCGTCACGTGCAATTCGCCGACGTCCCGGGGCGGCACGAGCCCGGCACCGGGTCGCTCGACATCCCGGCGATCCTGCAGGCGATTGGCAGGAGCGGGTACGCCGGCTGGTACGGCGCCGAGTATCATCCGCAACGCTCGACGGTGGAAAGCCTGGCGTGGCTGGCGACGATGCCCAAGCAGGCCCCCGCATGA
- a CDS encoding arylsulfatase yields MSGPPAPRIALIHALPESLAPLNAELDLAWPDCVRMHLLDDSLSADVARAPHGLDESFDQRFLLLAEYAVTTGVDGILFSCSAFGRCIEEVARWLAPLPVLKPNEAMIDDALATGRRIGLVATFAPTLTSMAPEFPEGADLRTALAAGGLDALRAGDFERHDALIAEAATRLVDDGCGVIALAQFSMARAAAVVAERTGVPVLTSVGSAVRRLKQRVAGEAPGG; encoded by the coding sequence ATGAGCGGACCGCCAGCGCCGCGCATCGCCCTCATCCACGCCCTCCCGGAATCGCTCGCCCCGCTCAACGCCGAGCTGGACCTGGCGTGGCCCGACTGCGTGCGCATGCACCTGCTCGACGACTCGCTGTCGGCCGACGTCGCCCGCGCGCCGCACGGGCTCGACGAATCGTTCGACCAGCGCTTCCTCCTCCTCGCCGAGTACGCCGTCACCACCGGCGTGGACGGGATTCTCTTCAGCTGCTCGGCCTTCGGGCGGTGCATCGAGGAGGTGGCGCGCTGGCTGGCGCCGCTCCCGGTCCTCAAGCCTAACGAGGCCATGATCGACGATGCGCTGGCGACGGGGCGACGCATCGGGCTGGTGGCGACGTTCGCGCCGACCCTCACCTCCATGGCGCCCGAATTCCCCGAGGGGGCCGACCTCCGCACGGCGCTCGCCGCCGGCGGGCTCGACGCACTGCGTGCCGGCGACTTCGAGCGGCATGATGCGCTCATCGCTGAGGCGGCGACACGACTGGTCGACGACGGGTGCGGGGTCATCGCCCTGGCGCAGTTCAGCATGGCGCGCGCGGCCGCCGTGGTCGCCGAACGCACCGGGGTCCCCGTGCTCACCTCGGTGGGGAGTGCCGTGCGCCGACTGAAGCAGCGCGTGGCGGGGGAGGCACCGGGCGGGTAG
- a CDS encoding M28 family peptidase, which yields MNASRIARALLLAAPLVASLTSATPLAAQGAAPHAEAITASRMRADLMFLAGDGFRGRLTDTPENALALEWIKARFEWLGLAPRGSGGSYFAPYNLITSTLGTTNELAVDWGTATSRHVVGGDFHPRFHSATGRASGTVAFVGFGISAPALQHDDLAGDVRGKILLMLDNEPGVNDPASPFDGVVNSEYANQLRKTLAAQARGAAGVLFVADVHNRQGEEDFDGATRAYWPATPMRLPRYTLASWMQQVHIPAGQISIALAEQLVKGTGKSLVTLARAAESSHAPLVLPGVSVTITTALQRTVVPDRNVVAMLEGSDPVLKDEYVLIAAHPDHNGADGAQIFNGADDNGSGTVGLLAIADAYARAAAQGIRPKRSILFVALNSEERGPLMGAWGYVEAPVVPLARTVAMLNMDMIGRNEEIPPNGGARFRGLPVQSADANRNSVNLYGFSRSNTLTAAIERSNAAIKLTLEKRYDNNISQLLRRTDMWAFQQSGVPAVTFATGLHPDYHRVEDRPERIEYDKMERIVRLVHQASWDLANAPDRPALNKR from the coding sequence ATGAACGCATCACGGATCGCGCGGGCGCTGCTCCTGGCAGCGCCCCTTGTGGCATCGCTGACCTCGGCCACTCCACTCGCGGCGCAGGGCGCCGCACCGCACGCCGAGGCCATCACGGCATCGCGCATGCGCGCCGACCTCATGTTCCTGGCGGGCGACGGCTTTCGCGGGCGGCTGACCGACACGCCGGAGAACGCCTTGGCGCTCGAGTGGATCAAGGCCCGCTTCGAGTGGCTCGGGCTGGCGCCGAGGGGTTCGGGCGGATCGTACTTCGCCCCCTACAACCTGATCACCAGCACGTTAGGCACGACCAACGAGCTCGCGGTGGACTGGGGCACGGCGACATCGCGCCACGTCGTGGGGGGTGACTTCCACCCGCGCTTTCACTCGGCCACGGGGCGCGCGAGCGGTACGGTCGCCTTCGTCGGCTTCGGCATCAGCGCCCCGGCGCTCCAGCACGATGACCTGGCGGGCGACGTGCGCGGGAAGATCCTCCTGATGCTCGACAACGAGCCGGGGGTGAACGATCCCGCGAGTCCGTTCGACGGCGTCGTGAACTCGGAGTACGCCAACCAACTGCGCAAGACGCTCGCGGCGCAGGCGCGTGGCGCTGCCGGCGTCCTGTTCGTGGCGGACGTGCACAACCGGCAAGGCGAGGAAGACTTCGACGGGGCGACGCGGGCGTACTGGCCCGCCACCCCCATGCGCCTCCCGCGCTACACGCTGGCCTCGTGGATGCAGCAGGTCCACATCCCCGCGGGGCAGATCTCGATTGCGCTCGCGGAGCAACTCGTGAAGGGGACGGGGAAGTCGCTCGTCACGCTCGCGCGCGCCGCGGAATCGAGTCATGCGCCGCTCGTGCTCCCCGGCGTGAGCGTCACCATCACGACCGCCCTGCAGCGGACGGTTGTGCCGGATCGCAACGTCGTCGCGATGCTGGAAGGAAGCGACCCGGTGCTCAAGGACGAGTACGTATTGATCGCCGCCCATCCGGACCACAACGGCGCCGACGGCGCGCAGATCTTCAACGGCGCGGATGACAACGGGTCGGGGACGGTCGGGCTGCTCGCCATCGCCGATGCGTACGCGCGGGCGGCGGCGCAGGGCATTCGTCCCAAGCGATCCATCCTGTTCGTCGCGCTCAATTCCGAAGAGCGCGGGCCGCTGATGGGGGCGTGGGGCTACGTCGAGGCCCCGGTCGTCCCGCTGGCGCGCACGGTGGCGATGCTCAACATGGACATGATCGGGCGCAATGAAGAGATCCCCCCCAACGGCGGTGCGCGCTTTCGTGGGTTGCCCGTGCAGAGCGCCGACGCCAACCGCAACAGCGTGAACCTGTACGGCTTCAGCCGCAGCAACACCCTCACCGCGGCCATCGAGCGCTCGAATGCGGCCATCAAGCTCACGCTCGAAAAGCGCTACGACAACAACATCTCGCAGCTGCTACGGCGCACCGACATGTGGGCCTTCCAGCAGAGCGGGGTGCCGGCGGTGACCTTCGCCACGGGGCTGCACCCCGACTATCACCGCGTCGAGGATCGCCCCGAGCGCATCGAGTACGACAAGATGGAGCGTATCGTGCGGTTGGTGCACCAGGCGAGCTGGGACCTGGCCAACGCCCCGGACCGCCCCGCCCTCAACAAACGTTAG
- a CDS encoding MaoC family dehydratase N-terminal domain-containing protein, whose product MIDRAIIGREWPPFEVEIEKGRLTLLAKAIGETRPIYTDEAAARAAGYRSIVAPPTFAFCLQADSPVGSGYLTDVGIPITDVLHGEQSYTFHDVMCAGDRVRVTRRVVDVYDKKGGALEFVAFESEVRHADSGALVAVGRQVMIWRHR is encoded by the coding sequence ATGATCGACCGCGCCATCATCGGTCGCGAGTGGCCCCCCTTTGAAGTGGAGATCGAGAAGGGGCGGCTGACGCTCCTGGCCAAGGCGATCGGCGAGACGCGGCCGATCTACACCGATGAAGCCGCCGCGCGTGCCGCCGGCTACCGCTCGATCGTGGCGCCGCCGACCTTCGCCTTCTGCCTGCAGGCCGACAGTCCGGTCGGGTCGGGGTACCTCACCGACGTGGGCATTCCCATCACCGACGTGCTGCACGGGGAGCAGTCGTACACGTTTCACGACGTGATGTGTGCGGGGGACCGCGTGCGCGTGACGCGGCGCGTGGTCGACGTCTACGACAAGAAGGGGGGAGCGCTCGAGTTCGTCGCGTTCGAGAGCGAGGTGCGCCATGCCGATAGCGGGGCGTTGGTCGCGGTGGGGCGGCAGGTGATGATCTGGAGGCACCGGTGA
- a CDS encoding amino acid permease codes for MASHGDGALKRGLGPLEAITLVVGGTIGASIFLVPSAVAREVGSPGLALSAWLLTGFMALCGALSFAELAGAIPETGGTYQFLKRAYPGTPIAFLFGWMMFFAYAASATAVTTSLAVESAGHFISKYTSFTPLMSRSLTVLIIVTFTTVNCIGVRESGKTQNILTLLKVGGIIAIIGACFLLGDGRPSPYSPLLPAGRSLGETTGSLGTAMILTVFSYSGWYFITHVAGEVREPQKNLPRAIFAGMGILIALYVAVNAAYIYVLPFETLKNSPRVAADAMNAVFGPIGADIISAVAFLSAIGAVNAQLLNYPRIPFSLASDGVFFKKLAMVHPTRRTPVNAIAVFALIACTFAISGTYQDNLTYVGFVGQLFMALTVFGLIVLRRREPNLARPFRVPLYPLTPLMYVGILTWYLGNLLVNRFAYSMVGIGIVLAGLPFYVYWTRRAASATT; via the coding sequence GTGGCCTCGCACGGCGACGGAGCGCTCAAGCGCGGACTCGGCCCCCTCGAGGCCATCACGCTGGTAGTGGGGGGGACGATCGGGGCGAGCATCTTCCTGGTCCCCAGCGCCGTCGCGCGCGAGGTCGGGTCGCCCGGGCTGGCGCTCTCGGCGTGGCTCCTCACCGGCTTCATGGCGCTCTGTGGTGCGCTGAGCTTTGCCGAGCTGGCCGGCGCGATTCCCGAGACGGGGGGGACGTACCAGTTCCTCAAGCGCGCCTATCCCGGGACGCCGATTGCCTTTCTCTTCGGCTGGATGATGTTCTTCGCCTATGCGGCGAGCGCCACGGCGGTGACCACGTCGCTGGCGGTGGAGAGCGCCGGGCACTTCATCTCCAAGTACACGAGCTTCACCCCGCTGATGAGCCGCTCGCTCACGGTGCTGATCATCGTGACCTTTACTACGGTCAACTGCATCGGCGTGCGCGAGAGCGGAAAGACGCAGAACATCCTCACCTTGCTCAAGGTGGGCGGCATCATCGCCATCATCGGCGCGTGCTTCCTCCTGGGCGATGGACGACCGAGTCCGTACTCCCCGCTGCTTCCCGCCGGGCGTTCCCTGGGCGAGACGACCGGGTCGCTGGGGACGGCGATGATCCTCACCGTCTTCTCGTACAGCGGGTGGTACTTCATCACGCACGTGGCCGGCGAGGTCCGCGAGCCGCAGAAGAACCTCCCGCGCGCGATCTTCGCCGGAATGGGGATCCTGATCGCGCTGTACGTGGCGGTGAACGCGGCGTACATCTACGTGTTGCCGTTCGAGACGCTCAAGAACTCCCCGCGGGTCGCCGCCGACGCGATGAATGCCGTCTTCGGTCCCATCGGGGCCGACATCATCTCGGCGGTCGCCTTTCTCTCGGCCATCGGCGCCGTGAACGCACAGCTGCTCAACTACCCACGCATTCCGTTCTCGTTGGCAAGCGACGGGGTCTTTTTCAAGAAGCTGGCCATGGTACATCCCACGCGTCGCACGCCCGTCAACGCGATTGCGGTCTTCGCGCTCATCGCCTGCACCTTCGCCATCAGCGGGACGTACCAGGACAACCTGACGTATGTCGGCTTCGTGGGGCAGCTCTTCATGGCGCTCACCGTCTTTGGGCTCATCGTGCTGCGGCGTCGCGAACCCAACCTGGCGCGCCCCTTCCGCGTCCCGCTCTATCCGCTCACGCCGTTGATGTATGTGGGTATCCTGACGTGGTACCTCGGCAACCTCCTCGTGAATCGCTTCGCGTACAGCATGGTGGGGATCGGGATCGTGCTGGCCGGGCTCCCCTTCTACGTCTACTGGACGCGGCGCGCCGCGTCGGCGACCACGTGA
- a CDS encoding SDR family oxidoreductase, translated as MNPFVPGFLAGKVAFVAGGTSGINLAIAHALAEYGARVAVMSRNAARVESAVAALRAHGGQVYGVAGDVRDFGAVERAVAGAHEALGPFDIVVSGAAGNFICPADELSSNGFRAVVEIDLIGTFHVLRAAKAVLRVPGASLINISAPQSTEAFWGQAHVSAAKAGVDMLTRSLAVEWGHEGIRVNGIVPGPIGDTEGMARLAPTEEIREQWAQMNPMRRFGTGHDVAQVALFLCSDAAGYVNGTIVYCDGGQVLAGGRDYRASWLAMKAAQQRATPEGATPDRVAPGTSAE; from the coding sequence ATGAACCCATTCGTTCCCGGATTCCTCGCCGGCAAGGTCGCCTTTGTAGCTGGCGGCACCAGCGGCATCAACCTCGCCATCGCCCACGCCCTGGCCGAGTACGGCGCGCGGGTGGCGGTGATGAGTCGCAACGCGGCGCGTGTGGAGTCGGCGGTGGCGGCGTTGCGCGCACATGGCGGACAGGTGTACGGCGTGGCTGGCGATGTGCGCGACTTCGGCGCGGTCGAGCGTGCGGTCGCGGGGGCGCACGAGGCCCTCGGTCCATTCGACATCGTGGTCTCGGGGGCGGCAGGCAACTTCATCTGCCCGGCCGATGAACTCTCGTCCAATGGCTTTCGCGCCGTGGTGGAGATCGACCTCATCGGGACCTTTCACGTCCTGCGCGCGGCCAAGGCCGTGCTGCGCGTCCCCGGCGCATCGCTCATCAACATCTCCGCACCGCAGTCGACCGAAGCATTCTGGGGCCAAGCCCATGTGAGCGCCGCCAAGGCGGGGGTCGACATGCTCACGCGCTCGCTCGCGGTGGAATGGGGACACGAAGGGATTCGCGTCAACGGAATCGTCCCCGGCCCCATTGGCGACACCGAGGGGATGGCGCGCCTGGCCCCGACAGAGGAGATCCGCGAGCAGTGGGCGCAGATGAATCCCATGCGGCGCTTCGGGACGGGGCACGACGTGGCGCAGGTGGCGCTCTTCCTGTGCAGCGACGCGGCCGGATACGTGAACGGGACCATCGTCTACTGTGATGGCGGACAGGTACTGGCCGGTGGGCGCGACTACCGGGCGAGTTGGCTGGCGATGAAGGCGGCGCAGCAGCGCGCCACACCGGAGGGTGCGACACCGGATCGCGTCGCACCTGGCACGTCGGCGGAGTAG